In Actinomadura luteofluorescens, the sequence GTCTTCCTCGCCGGGGACGCCGCGCACGTCCACTCGCCGGCGGGCGGGCAGGGCATGAACACCGGGATGCAGGACGCGGCGAACCTCGGGTGGAAGCTGGCCGCCGAACTGCGCGGCTGGGCGCCGTCATGGCTGCTCGACAGCTACCACGAGGAGCGGTACCCCGTCGGCCGGGTCGTCCTGCGCAGGAGCGGCGCGCTGCTGCGGTTCACGCTCGCCGAGCCCCGCTGGCTGCGGGCCGCCCGCGCCGCGGCGGCGTTCGCGGCGACCCGCGTCCCGCCCGCGGCGCGGCGGGTCGCGGCCGCGGTCTCCGGCATCGACATCGCCTACCCGGCGCCGCGCGGCTCGCATCCCCTGACCGGGCGGCGGGCGCCGGACGTCCCGCTGGCGGGCGGCGCGGGACGGCTCTACCGGCTCTTGGCGGACGGGCGGTTCGTGCTCGTCGTCGCCGTCAACGACCCCGCGGTCACCTACCTGGCGGCCAAGCGGTGGGCCGGGCGCGTGCACTGCGCCCTCGCCGGCGGCGCCACGCGCACGACCGTCCTGGTGCGTCCGGACGGCTACATCGCCTGGGCGACCGACGAGACGGCCCCCGACCGGCGGGCGGAGGCGATCCGGGACGCGCTGAGCCAGTGGTGCGGGCGCGGCGCCGACCACTAGTCAGTAGCGCCGCTCCTCGCGGCCGTAGCCGAGCTGCTCGGCCACGTCGGCGACGTTCTCGTACTCGCGTTTCGGCAGCGTCCGCAGCTGGTCGAGCGCCCGGTCCGGGGCTCCGCCCTCGGCCGCGTGCCGGACCAGCTCGTTCGGGCGGGCCGGGTAGCGGGCGCCGCTGAGCATCCGGGCCAGGGCGCTGCGGCCCTCCACGTCCCGCGCGCTCATCCCGGGCGGGGAGCCCTCCCGGTCGCCGGCGGCGGCCGCCGCCGGGTCGGCCGGGTAGTCGTTGGAGAACGGCTCGGTCTCCTTGAACTCCTCGGCGTGCGTGGAATGGCCGCCGCTGACCATGCCCTGGGTCTCGCGGCCGATCTCCTCGTCCAGCCTCGCACCGTGCTTGCCGCTCTTGTCCGGCATCTCATCCTCCCTGCGCCTACCCGACGGAACGTTCCCGGGCGCGCGTCCAAACATGCGGCCGGTCTCGCGGCGGCGGCGCGGTACGGTGTGGCGCATGCTGCCGGAAGAGGGCGTGAACGCGGTCCGGGTCGTGGTCGGGCTGCTGGTCCGCGGCGACTACGAGGAGCTGGAGACCCTCACCGAGGGG encodes:
- a CDS encoding DUF2795 domain-containing protein; amino-acid sequence: MPDKSGKHGARLDEEIGRETQGMVSGGHSTHAEEFKETEPFSNDYPADPAAAAAGDREGSPPGMSARDVEGRSALARMLSGARYPARPNELVRHAAEGGAPDRALDQLRTLPKREYENVADVAEQLGYGREERRY